A single region of the Synergistaceae bacterium genome encodes:
- the pilO gene encoding type 4a pilus biogenesis protein PilO: protein MNDNKVTILGFLFFLFCVGLMGGIYVLNGQLETLQAEYDDLEQRRVNLEQDTQVLMDQKRVFTKAFDNLKNYKINVASEDMGFYAEVQQAVQKNEINILSTRQQGETKEGRSSISLTLKGDYYSFMRVLSDWRNLPITVRVANLTVTASKTPETRGEIQADVLVEAIVAKTPGRR, encoded by the coding sequence GTGAACGACAACAAGGTTACGATACTGGGTTTTCTCTTTTTTCTGTTCTGTGTGGGCCTGATGGGAGGGATCTACGTCCTGAACGGACAGCTCGAAACTCTGCAGGCCGAGTACGACGATCTGGAGCAGCGCAGGGTCAATCTGGAGCAGGACACCCAGGTGCTCATGGATCAAAAAAGAGTGTTTACAAAAGCATTCGACAATTTGAAAAATTACAAGATCAACGTGGCATCGGAGGATATGGGTTTTTACGCGGAAGTGCAGCAGGCCGTGCAGAAGAACGAGATCAACATCCTCTCCACCCGTCAGCAGGGAGAGACCAAAGAGGGCCGGAGTTCCATCTCTCTGACGCTGAAGGGGGACTACTACTCGTTCATGCGGGTGCTGTCCGACTGGAGGAACCTTCCCATCACGGTGCGCGTGGCGAACCTGACGGTGACGGCATCCAAGACACCCGAAACGCGGGGAGAAATACAGGCGGATGTTTTGGTCGAAGCCATCGTCGCCAAGACGCCAGGCAGGAGGTGA
- the pilM gene encoding pilus assembly protein PilM has product MFAKKSASKGGSYAGIALHGDSVRYLELSGGRGALRVVKQEIVPVAQGAVVKDSLVGLDAVGAALENLRSAVGSFSCPVVLGIPSRDVILRLVEYPRMSTEDVKEALQFEFDKYFPYPYLEAAADVAEVEVPSPDAMEKSTILVATCRQRIITDIAKIASRAGITLAAVEPMNVAFFRAAIGPDPRSDSYFVVFVEPESTQIMLGYKDNGILFRSTAVDLTSREARESDEGIMPILRDVQNTIIFAGNQYRGLEPNHLILGGIVGRDSRLAMLLETGASVSVTPLDVWSLWHTSSPAGNISGFEVAFGLAVRNLL; this is encoded by the coding sequence ATGTTCGCAAAGAAAAGCGCCTCTAAAGGTGGAAGTTATGCGGGGATAGCGCTCCATGGGGATTCTGTGCGTTATCTTGAACTGAGCGGCGGGAGAGGCGCTTTGCGTGTGGTCAAACAGGAAATCGTTCCTGTGGCGCAGGGGGCTGTTGTCAAGGATTCTCTGGTGGGATTGGACGCGGTGGGCGCGGCGCTGGAAAATCTCCGGTCAGCCGTCGGCTCCTTCAGCTGCCCCGTTGTCCTGGGGATTCCCTCAAGAGACGTCATTCTTCGTCTGGTGGAATATCCCAGAATGAGTACTGAGGATGTAAAAGAAGCTCTGCAGTTCGAATTCGATAAATATTTTCCTTATCCTTATCTGGAGGCGGCGGCGGATGTGGCTGAAGTCGAAGTCCCCAGTCCCGATGCCATGGAAAAATCGACAATTCTGGTGGCGACCTGCCGGCAGAGGATCATCACCGACATCGCCAAAATCGCCTCTCGCGCGGGGATAACGCTGGCCGCGGTGGAACCCATGAACGTGGCCTTTTTCAGGGCGGCCATAGGTCCGGATCCCCGTTCGGACAGCTATTTTGTCGTGTTCGTGGAGCCCGAAAGCACTCAGATTATGCTGGGTTATAAGGATAACGGAATTCTTTTTCGATCCACGGCGGTGGATCTCACTTCACGGGAGGCCCGGGAGTCCGACGAGGGAATCATGCCGATTCTCCGGGACGTACAAAACACCATTATTTTTGCGGGAAATCAGTACAGGGGGCTGGAGCCGAACCACCTCATCCTGGGCGGAATCGTGGGAAGAGATTCCCGCCTGGCCATGCTGCTGGAAACGGGCGCTTCAGTGAGTGTAACGCCTCTTGACGTTTGGAGTTTATGGCATACCTCCTCGCCGGCTGGAAACATCAGCGGCTTTGAGGTGGCCTTTGGACTGGCGGTGAGGAATCTGCTATGA